A stretch of Bacteroidia bacterium DNA encodes these proteins:
- a CDS encoding glycosyltransferase family 4 protein, translated as MKIAVNTRFLIKGKLEGIGRFTLEIVQRLVKNHPEDTFYFIFDRPYDKEFIFGSNVVPAVVSPPARHPILWKIWFDWSVKRYLDKIKPDIFFSPDGYLPLKTNVPCVPVIHDLAFEHYPKDVPKSVLKFYRKYFPKYTHKAKHIIAVSEYTKRDIVEQYEVPVNKITVAYNAVNQIYKPSTEEEKELTRKKYTQGKPYFLFVGAIHPRKNVVNVLKSFDEFKKQYHTDHKLIIVGRKGWKYEDAFQTYEQMDYKSEVIFTGHLEIEELRLLYGAADCLLYISYFEGFGIPIIEALACGCPVITSNVSSMPEIVGKAGLLVDPMDVQNIVRMMQKVSLQTGKKEELLAYAPQQLSLFDWDKSAEKIYKVLKESAAR; from the coding sequence ATGAAAATAGCCGTAAATACTCGTTTTTTGATAAAAGGTAAATTAGAGGGCATTGGTAGATTCACCTTAGAAATTGTTCAACGTTTAGTAAAAAATCATCCCGAAGATACCTTTTATTTTATTTTTGACCGCCCGTATGACAAAGAGTTTATTTTTGGAAGCAACGTTGTTCCTGCAGTAGTAAGTCCGCCTGCGCGGCATCCTATCTTGTGGAAAATTTGGTTTGATTGGTCAGTAAAACGATATTTAGACAAAATCAAACCTGACATATTTTTTTCGCCCGATGGCTATCTGCCCCTCAAAACTAACGTCCCTTGCGTACCTGTTATCCACGACTTAGCGTTTGAACACTACCCCAAAGATGTTCCTAAATCAGTGTTAAAGTTTTACCGCAAATACTTTCCCAAATATACTCACAAAGCTAAACACATTATTGCGGTTTCTGAATATACTAAAAGAGATATCGTAGAACAGTACGAAGTTCCTGTAAATAAAATTACAGTAGCTTACAATGCTGTCAATCAAATCTACAAGCCCAGCACTGAAGAAGAAAAAGAACTAACTCGAAAAAAATACACGCAGGGCAAACCATACTTTTTGTTTGTAGGAGCTATTCATCCACGTAAGAATGTGGTAAATGTACTAAAAAGTTTTGATGAGTTCAAAAAACAATATCATACAGACCATAAGTTGATAATTGTAGGTAGAAAAGGTTGGAAATACGAAGATGCTTTTCAAACCTATGAACAAATGGACTACAAAAGCGAGGTGATTTTTACAGGACACTTAGAAATTGAAGAGCTAAGACTTTTGTACGGTGCTGCGGATTGTTTGTTATACATTTCTTATTTTGAAGGTTTTGGGATTCCTATCATAGAAGCTTTAGCTTGTGGCTGTCCTGTAATTACTTCTAACGTATCTTCGATGCCTGAAATAGTTGGAAAAGCAGGGCTGTTAGTAGATCCAATGGATGTCCAAAACATTGTGCGCATGATGCAAAAAGTATCACTGCAAACAGGAAAGAAAGAAGAACTTTTAGCATACGCTCCGCAGCAACTGTCTTTATTTGATTGGGATAAATCTGCCGAGAAAATTTACAAGGTTCTTAAAGAAAGTGCAGCACGGTAA